A stretch of the Clostridium novyi genome encodes the following:
- the cas5 gene encoding CRISPR-associated protein Cas5, which yields MEFSKVILTSTMAHFKYGINGKNQNTFTVPPISTIVGILKNVYGKEIKDFIFGYICRYEDIFKDVITIYKEVNLNITLTKGDRFQHDIGFIEYLVNPTITIYTNLDVPIQINDILNLGKTNCLAKCKFEKENITFKECMGYNQWTPKNIGNGKIKRINKETMYNKNKGYYDYYTELFRLNEEFIAKYMLEDTEEGIQLWQYKGVGDIECYQGKV from the coding sequence ATGGAATTTAGTAAAGTAATATTAACATCAACAATGGCGCATTTTAAATATGGAATTAATGGAAAAAATCAAAATACTTTTACAGTTCCTCCTATATCAACTATAGTTGGTATATTAAAAAATGTATATGGTAAAGAAATTAAGGATTTTATATTTGGATATATATGTCGATATGAAGATATTTTCAAAGATGTAATTACAATATACAAAGAGGTTAATTTAAATATAACATTGACTAAAGGTGATAGATTTCAACATGATATAGGTTTTATTGAATATTTAGTTAATCCTACTATTACAATTTATACAAATTTAGATGTTCCAATTCAAATTAATGATATTTTAAATTTAGGAAAAACAAATTGTTTAGCTAAATGTAAATTTGAAAAAGAAAATATAACTTTTAAAGAATGTATGGGATATAATCAATGGACTCCTAAAAATATAGGTAATGGGAAAATAAAAAGAATTAATAAAGAAACTATGTACAATAAGAATAAAGGATATTACGACTATTATACAGAGTTATTTAGATTAAATGAAGAATTTATAGCTAAGTATATGCTTGAAGATACAGAAGAAGGAATTCAACTTTGGCAATATAAAGGGGTAGGTGATATA
- a CDS encoding methyl-accepting chemotaxis protein, whose translation MIKKFKSIQSQFLVINILIIILALGIVGITISYQVNTQVKKDYISNSQEQMKLAERSIKIFYDQIDKNINMLSCNPLIIQVNKDNITSYINTTKATQMTPSKNGTIEREIYNIFEQYAKSHPGTMYVYLATKYGGFVNWPECTISKQYDPTSKEWYQKGLKGNGTIIRTAPYKDDTGSMIISNVRSLTDSNGNVLGTIGIDVEQSVISNMLNKMKIGRTGFSMLIHNKGMVMADGNNSSNNFKNIKEVNIPGIEKALSKDLNSFHVTINKKKYIGSTYKLNNTDWILASFMSENELLSSARRISAIIVVISIFMLILTVILINIITKQITSPIIKSSKHLEILASGNFSQELDCELLSRKDEIGIITNGINNMKNSLINLVVSIKNESSAIEQKVNNVVENVQILDSDLQEISATTEELAASMEETSAVSEEMSATSQQMEVSINSIAQRSEKGVAAANEINKRATVIKENTNIAQKKATNILLHTKDELQKAIEDSKVVDEINILSESIMQITEKTNLLALNAAIEAARAGEYGKGFSVVAEEIRKLAEQSKDTVLKIQSVTTNVISSVNNLSTNATNLLDFVSKDVINDYKVMLDVSEKYNEDAKFIDELVSEISATSEELLSSVQEVLGAINNVAVAANDGASGTTNIADRVSKVNYKSKDVMQEVLKSKESTDKLQQEVDKFKM comes from the coding sequence TTGATTAAAAAATTTAAAAGTATTCAATCTCAATTTTTAGTTATTAACATACTTATTATTATATTAGCATTGGGAATTGTCGGTATTACTATTAGTTATCAAGTTAATACTCAAGTTAAAAAAGATTATATTAGCAATTCTCAAGAACAGATGAAATTAGCTGAGCGTTCTATTAAAATTTTTTATGACCAAATAGATAAAAATATAAATATGTTATCTTGTAATCCTTTAATAATTCAAGTAAATAAAGATAATATTACTAGTTACATTAATACTACAAAAGCTACACAGATGACACCATCTAAAAATGGAACAATTGAACGTGAAATTTATAATATATTTGAACAATATGCAAAGTCGCATCCAGGTACAATGTATGTTTATTTAGCTACTAAATATGGTGGTTTTGTAAATTGGCCAGAATGTACTATATCAAAACAATATGATCCAACTTCTAAGGAGTGGTATCAGAAAGGTTTAAAAGGAAATGGAACTATAATAAGAACAGCTCCATATAAAGATGATACTGGTTCAATGATTATAAGTAATGTACGTTCCCTAACTGATTCAAATGGAAATGTATTAGGTACAATAGGAATTGATGTTGAACAATCAGTTATTAGTAATATGTTAAATAAAATGAAGATAGGAAGAACAGGTTTTTCTATGCTTATACATAATAAAGGAATGGTTATGGCAGATGGAAATAATTCTTCTAATAATTTTAAAAATATAAAAGAAGTGAACATACCTGGAATTGAAAAAGCATTGTCAAAAGATTTAAATTCTTTTCATGTTACTATTAATAAAAAGAAATATATTGGTAGTACATATAAACTAAACAACACAGACTGGATTTTAGCATCTTTTATGTCAGAAAATGAATTGCTATCAAGTGCTAGAAGAATATCTGCTATAATCGTAGTGATTTCGATATTTATGTTAATTTTAACAGTTATTTTAATTAATATCATAACAAAGCAAATTACAAGTCCAATAATAAAATCTTCTAAGCATTTAGAAATACTTGCAAGTGGAAACTTTTCCCAAGAACTTGACTGTGAACTATTGTCCAGAAAAGATGAGATAGGAATAATAACCAATGGGATTAACAATATGAAAAATTCTTTAATAAATTTAGTGGTGAGTATTAAAAATGAATCATCAGCTATTGAACAAAAAGTTAATAACGTTGTAGAGAATGTTCAGATATTAGATAGTGATTTACAAGAAATATCTGCAACTACAGAAGAATTAGCCGCAAGTATGGAAGAAACCTCAGCAGTATCTGAAGAAATGTCAGCAACTTCACAACAAATGGAAGTAAGTATTAATTCTATAGCTCAAAGATCTGAAAAAGGTGTTGCTGCCGCTAATGAAATTAATAAAAGGGCAACTGTCATTAAAGAAAATACTAATATTGCACAAAAAAAAGCTACTAACATACTTCTTCATACAAAAGATGAACTTCAGAAAGCAATAGAAGATTCAAAGGTAGTTGATGAAATCAATATATTGTCTGAATCTATAATGCAGATAACAGAAAAAACTAATTTACTTGCATTAAATGCTGCTATCGAAGCAGCAAGGGCTGGTGAATATGGAAAGGGATTTTCAGTTGTTGCTGAAGAGATAAGAAAACTTGCAGAGCAATCAAAAGATACAGTGCTTAAAATACAATCTGTAACAACAAATGTTATATCTTCAGTAAATAATCTTTCTACTAATGCTACTAATTTATTAGATTTTGTATCTAAAGATGTTATTAATGATTATAAGGTTATGCTAGATGTTTCAGAAAAATATAATGAAGATGCTAAATTTATAGATGAATTAGTATCAGAAATTAGTGCTACTTCTGAGGAACTTTTATCTTCAGTTCAAGAAGTTTTAGGAGCTATAAATAACGTAGCTGTGGCAGCTAATGATGGTGCTTCTGGAACCACAAATATAGCAGATAGAGTTAGTAAAGTAAATTATAAATCAAAAGATGTTATGCAGGAAGTTTTAAAATCAAAAGAAAGTACAGATAAATTACAACAAGAAGTAGATAAATTTAAAATGTAA